A DNA window from Helianthus annuus cultivar XRQ/B chromosome 15, HanXRQr2.0-SUNRISE, whole genome shotgun sequence contains the following coding sequences:
- the LOC110912231 gene encoding GRAS family protein RAM1, translating into MIHATTTTTSLHNDMNTLITESSCLKLQPTTSHDSDDIKKVASPPPPQPPQQPPPPSQSSLKYEPLDHGDMEMHSPDTKTLWESIFSDQLEADFMISSPVRPSFPSSSQSSSFNYLANNGHPPFGCSPPRRMSPLAPFNNSNGNGRAKGMSPLQRVFSNCNSPNNQFMEVETMSLPAIENFLDGFDGDDEFLAYSNAGVTGVGSSDQSYDSLANIPALLDCLTLPSDSRFYDDGNTTVHGGGGGGSADIEQMYHQNRQVPSSAPLMEQLAQERREEKQRRRQQLEPRQHVPSRLQPQPHPQPISQSPNHLMVPPPVGAEEHDSGLQLVHLLLACAEAVAKDDFMSARKYLHHLNRVVSPLGDSMQRVASCFTEALTARLAATLTTKQPSSTPKFTPFPPNAMDILKIYQIVYQACPYIKFAHFTANQAIFEAFEVEERVHIIDLDILQGYQWPAFMQALAARPNGPPFLRITGIGSPPECIRETGRCLTELAHSLHVPFEFHGVSEQLEDLEPHMFNRRVGEALAVNSVNRLQRVPAHFLGNLLAMIRDQAPNIVTIVEQEASHNGPYFLGRFLEALHYYSAIFDSLDATFPADSPQRAKVEQYIFAPEIRNIVACEGAERVMRHERLEKWRKIMEGKGFQGVPLSENAVTQSKILLSLYSCDGYRLTEDNGCLLLGWQDRSILAASAWRC; encoded by the exons ATGATACatgccaccaccacaaccacttcCCTACACAATGACATGAACACCCTCATAACCGAAAGCTCATGCTTGAAACTCCAACCAACGACCTCCCATGACTCCGATGACATCAAGAAAGttgcatcaccaccaccaccacaaccaccacagcAGCCGCCACCACCGTCGCAATCATCCCTCAAATATGAACCATTAGATCATGGAGATATGGAAATGCACTCTCCAGATACTAAAACCTTGTGGGAATCAATATTCTCCGACCAACTCGAGGCGGATTTCATGATCTCCTCTCCTGTTAGACCATCTTTCCCTTCATCCTCTCAATCTTCGAGTTTTAATTATTTAGCCAATAACGGACACCCTCCGTTTGGCTGTTCGCCTCCACGGAGGATGTCCCCGTTGGCACCTTTTAACAATAGCAATGGCAACGGCAGAGCAAAAGGAATGAGTCCACTCCAAAGGGTGTTTAGTAACTGTAACTCCCCTAATAATCAGTTCATGGAAGTCGAAACGATGTCGTTGCCAGCCATTGAGAATTTCTTGGATGGTTTTGATGGGGATGATGAGTTCTTGGCTTACTCTAACGCTGGTGTGACGGGTGTTGGCTCTTCGGATCAATCGTATGATTCTCTGGCGAATATTCCAGCTTTGTTGGACTGCCTTACTTTGCCTAGTGATTCTAGGTTTTATGATGATGGTAATACGACGGTgcatggtggtggtggtggagggtcCGCGGATATTGAACAGATGTATCATCAAAACCGACAAGTGCCTTCAAGCGCACCGTTGATGGAACAATTGGCGCAAGAGAGACGAGAAGAAAAACAACGCAGGCGACAACAACTTGAACCACGACAACATGTGCCGTCCCGACTACAACCACAACCACACCCACAACCGATAAGCCAAAGCCCAAACCACCTCATGGTTCCTCCCCCGGTTGGCGCCGAG GAGCATGATAGTGGACTTCAACTGGTGCACCTTCTTCTAGCATGTGCAGAAGCAGTGGCTAAAGATGATTTCATGTCAGCCAGAAAATACCTTCACCACCTAAACCGTGTAGTCTCTCCACTCGGCGATTCAATGCAGCGCGTCGCCTCATGCTTCACCGAGGCCCTCACCGCGCGTCTCGCTGCAACGCTCACCACAAAACAACCCTCATCCACCCCAAAGTTCACTCCCTTTCCTCCTAACGCAATGGACATCCTAAAAATATACCAAATTGTTTACCAAGCATGCCCTTACATTAAATTTGCTCATTTCACAGCCAACCAAGCTATCTTTGAAGCATTTGAAGTTGAAGAACGTGTACATATCATTGACCTGGATATCCTCCAAGGCTACCAATGGCCTGCTTTCATGCAAGCCCTGGCAGCCAGGCCCAACGGGCCACCTTTTCTTCGGATCACCGGTATCGGCTCCCCTCCAGAGTGCATTAGAGAAACCGGACGGTGCTTGACCGAGCTAGCCCACTCTCTCCACGTCCCCTTCGAGTTCCACGGAGTTAGCGAACAACTTGAAGACTTGGAACCACACATGTTCAACCGAAGAGTTGGTGAAGCACTGGCGGTTAACTCAGTTAACCGCCTTCAGCGTGTCCCGGCTCATTTCCTAGGAAACTTACTAGCAATGATCCGGGACCAAGCACCGAATATCGTTACAATAGTTGAGCAAGAAGCGAGCCATAACGGGCCTTACTTTTTGGGTAGGTTCTTGGAAGCGTTACACTACTATTCAGCCATCTTTGACTCGCTGGATGCCACGTTCCCGGCCGACTCGCCGCAGCGCGCTAAGGTGGAACAGTATATATTTGCACCGGAGATTAGGAACATTGTGGCATGTGAAGGGGCTGAAAGAGTGATGAGACATGAGAGGTTGGAGAAATGGAGGAAGATTATGGAGGGAAAAGGGTTTCAAGGGGTGCCACTGAGTGAGAACGCGGTGACTCAGTCAAAGATATTACTGAGTTTGTACTCGTGTGATGGGTACAGGTTGACTGAAGATAACGGGTGTTTGTTGTTAGGATGGCAAGATAGGTCAATTCTTGCGGCTTCTGCATGGAGGTGTTGA
- the LOC110912230 gene encoding probable metal-nicotianamine transporter YSL6 isoform X3 — protein MMGTETKQPTVEFAPTLLDESSKKKIDDSAPDVIPEWKDQITLRGLIVSAFLGTLFCIIAHKLNLSAGIIPSLNVAAGLLGFFFVKSWTTFIEGFGVSTYAFTRQENTVIQTCVVACYGLACSGGFGSYLLAMDERSYNMIGADYPGNRAEDVKNPGLLWMIGFLFLVSFLGLFSVIPLRKVMLMDYKLIYPSGSATAMLINSFHTTSGAETASKQVRCLGKFLSVSLIWSCFKWFFGGLGNSCGFDHFPSLGLTLYKNTFYFDFSATYVGCGLICPHIVNCSVLFGAILSWGFLWPLITTYEGDWYPDGLGKHDFKGLYGYKVLFNTPRQEDLPVIKDIPESELSGPQLEKQKRDEVFLKDNIPTWFAASGYVGLAAISTAAIPLIFPPLKWYLVLCSYVIAPAFAFCNSYGCGLTDWSLASTYGKIGLFIISSLVGSDGGVLAGLAACGVMMSIVSTAADIMQDFKTGYLTLSSAKSMFVSQVVGTAMGCIIAPLTFWMYWTAFKVGAAESPYKAPFAVIFREMAILAVEGFSALPRHCLSLCYGFFAAACVLNLLRDLIPSKVSRFIPIPMAMAVPFYIGAYFAIDMVVGTVILFVWQQMNKKDAEDFAGAVASGLICGDGIWTIPSAILSMLRIDPPICMYFIPSVQST, from the exons ATGATGGGAACAGAAACCAAACAACCAACGGTTGAATTTGCACCAACATTGCTCGACGAATCATCAAAGAAGAAAATCGACGATTCTGCTCCGGATGTCATACCGGAATGGAAAGATCAAATCACATTGAGGGGTTTGATTGTGAGTGCTTTTTTGGGGACACTTTTTTGTATCATAGCACACAAGCTCAATCTCTCCGCTGGAATCATCCCTTCGTTGAACGTTGCGGCTGGTTTGCTTGGCTTTTTCTTTGTCAAATCATGGACCACTTTCATCGAAGGCTTTGGCGTCTCTACTTACGCTTTCACAAGGCAAGAGAACACAGTTATTCAGACTTGCGTTGTTGCTTGTTATGGCCTCGCCTGCAGCG GTGGATTCGGGTCTTATTTGCTGGCAATGGACGAGAGATCATACAATATGATAGGCGCAGATTACCCTGGTAATCGGGCTGAAGATGTTAAGAATCCAGGATTATTATGGATGATAGGGTTTCTTTTTCTTGTCAGTTTTCTTGGTCTTTTCAGTGTTATTCCACTTCGTAAG GTTATGCTGATGGATTATAAGCTTATATACCCTAGTGGAAGTGCCACCGCAATGTTAATCAATAGTTTCCACACTACTAGTGGTGCTGAAACGGCAAG TAAACAGGTAAGGTGTCTCGGGAAGTTTCTGAGCGTAAGCCTAATATGGAGTTGCTTTAAATGGTTCTTTGGCGGTCTCGGGAATTCATGTGGATTCGATCATtttccaagtctcggtttgaccCTGTACAAGAATAC GTTTTACTTTGACTTCAGTGCTACTTATGTTGGATGTGGTCTTATTTGCCCACACATAGTCAACTGCTCAGTCCTTTTTGGAGCTATTCTATCATGGGGATTCCTTTGGCCCCTCATTACCACATACGAAGGCGATTGGTATCCAGACGGTCTAGGCAAACATGACTTCAAAGGTCTTTATGGATACAAG GTTTTGTTCAACACCCCCAGACAAGAAGATCTCCCTGTGATAAAGGACATACCAG AGTCCGAGCTATCTGGACCACAACTGGAGAAACAGAAAAGAGATGAAGTTTTTCTAAAAGACAACATACCAACCTGGTTTGCAGCCTCTGGGTATGTGGGTTTGGCGGCTATATCAACCGCAGCAATTCCACTTATTTTTCCACCCCTAAAGTGGTACTTGGTTCTGTGTTCTTACGTAATCGCCCCAGCATTTGCTTTCTGCAACTCTTACGGATGCGGTCTCACGGACTGGAGTTTAGCTTCCACATATGGAAAAATCGGTCTTTTCATAATCTCTTCATTAGTTGGAAGTGACGGAGGTGTATTAGCTGGTTTAGCAGCATGTGGCGTTATGATGTCGATTGTCTCCACTGCCGCCGATATCATGCAAGATTTCAAAACCGGATACTTGACTTTATCATCAGCAAAGTCAATGTTTGTGAGTCAAGTAGTGGGAACCGCCATGGGTTGCATCATTGCACCCCTCACATTTTGGATGTATTGGACCGCCTTTAAAGTTGGGGCTGCAGAGAGTCCTTATAAGGCACCATTTGCTGTCATATTCCGAGAAATGGCAATTCTTGCAGTTGAGGGATTCTCGGCGCTTCCAAGGCATTGTTTATCTTTATGTTATGGGTTCTTCGCTGCAGCCTGCGTTTTGAATCTGCTACGCGATCTGATTCCTTCAAAGGTGTCCAGATTCATTCCCATTCCCATGGCAATGGCTGTGCCATTTTACATTGGAGCTTACTTTGCAATCGACATGGTTGTTGGGACGGTTATATTATTTGTTTGGCAACAAATGAATAAAAAGGACGCGGAGGATTTTGCAGGAGCAGTTGCTTCAGGGTTAATCTGTGGGGATGGGATTTGGACAATTCCATCGGCAATACTTTCCATGTTGAGGATCGACCCGCCCATCTGCATGTACTTTATACCTTCGGTACAAAGCACGTAA
- the LOC110912230 gene encoding probable metal-nicotianamine transporter YSL6 isoform X2: protein MMGTETKQPTVEFAPTLLDESSKKKIDDSAPDVIPEWKDQITLRGLIVSAFLGTLFCIIAHKLNLSAGIIPSLNVAAGLLGFFFVKSWTTFIEGFGVSTYAFTRQENTVIQTCVVACYGLACSGGFGSYLLAMDERSYNMIGADYPGNRAEDVKNPGLLWMIGFLFLVSFLGLFSVIPLRKVMLMDYKLIYPSGSATAMLINSFHTTSGAETASKQVRCLGKFLSVSLIWSCFKWFFGGLGNSCGFDHFPSLGLTLYKNTFYFDFSATYVGCGLICPHIVNCSVLFGAILSWGFLWPLITTYEGDWYPDGLGKHDFKGLYGYKVFIAISLILGDGFYNLMKIIVLTIKVLFNTPRQEDLPVIKDYATYAESELSGPQLEKQKRDEVFLKDNIPTWFAASGYVGLAAISTAAIPLIFPPLKWYLVLCSYVIAPAFAFCNSYGCGLTDWSLASTYGKIGLFIISSLVGSDGGVLAGLAACGVMMSIVSTAADIMQDFKTGYLTLSSAKSMFVSQVVGTAMGCIIAPLTFWMYWTAFKVGAAESPYKAPFAVIFREMAILAVEGFSALPRHCLSLCYGFFAAACVLNLLRDLIPSKVSRFIPIPMAMAVPFYIGAYFAIDMVVGTVILFVWQQMNKKDAEDFAGAVASGLICGDGIWTIPSAILSMLRIDPPICMYFIPSVQST, encoded by the exons ATGATGGGAACAGAAACCAAACAACCAACGGTTGAATTTGCACCAACATTGCTCGACGAATCATCAAAGAAGAAAATCGACGATTCTGCTCCGGATGTCATACCGGAATGGAAAGATCAAATCACATTGAGGGGTTTGATTGTGAGTGCTTTTTTGGGGACACTTTTTTGTATCATAGCACACAAGCTCAATCTCTCCGCTGGAATCATCCCTTCGTTGAACGTTGCGGCTGGTTTGCTTGGCTTTTTCTTTGTCAAATCATGGACCACTTTCATCGAAGGCTTTGGCGTCTCTACTTACGCTTTCACAAGGCAAGAGAACACAGTTATTCAGACTTGCGTTGTTGCTTGTTATGGCCTCGCCTGCAGCG GTGGATTCGGGTCTTATTTGCTGGCAATGGACGAGAGATCATACAATATGATAGGCGCAGATTACCCTGGTAATCGGGCTGAAGATGTTAAGAATCCAGGATTATTATGGATGATAGGGTTTCTTTTTCTTGTCAGTTTTCTTGGTCTTTTCAGTGTTATTCCACTTCGTAAG GTTATGCTGATGGATTATAAGCTTATATACCCTAGTGGAAGTGCCACCGCAATGTTAATCAATAGTTTCCACACTACTAGTGGTGCTGAAACGGCAAG TAAACAGGTAAGGTGTCTCGGGAAGTTTCTGAGCGTAAGCCTAATATGGAGTTGCTTTAAATGGTTCTTTGGCGGTCTCGGGAATTCATGTGGATTCGATCATtttccaagtctcggtttgaccCTGTACAAGAATAC GTTTTACTTTGACTTCAGTGCTACTTATGTTGGATGTGGTCTTATTTGCCCACACATAGTCAACTGCTCAGTCCTTTTTGGAGCTATTCTATCATGGGGATTCCTTTGGCCCCTCATTACCACATACGAAGGCGATTGGTATCCAGACGGTCTAGGCAAACATGACTTCAAAGGTCTTTATGGATACAAG GTCTTCATAGCAATTTCCCTTATTCTTGGAGACGGCTTCTACAATTTGATGAAGATAATAGTGCTCACCATTAAGGTTTTGTTCAACACCCCCAGACAAGAAGATCTCCCTGTGATAAAGGAC TATGCAACTTATGCAGAGTCCGAGCTATCTGGACCACAACTGGAGAAACAGAAAAGAGATGAAGTTTTTCTAAAAGACAACATACCAACCTGGTTTGCAGCCTCTGGGTATGTGGGTTTGGCGGCTATATCAACCGCAGCAATTCCACTTATTTTTCCACCCCTAAAGTGGTACTTGGTTCTGTGTTCTTACGTAATCGCCCCAGCATTTGCTTTCTGCAACTCTTACGGATGCGGTCTCACGGACTGGAGTTTAGCTTCCACATATGGAAAAATCGGTCTTTTCATAATCTCTTCATTAGTTGGAAGTGACGGAGGTGTATTAGCTGGTTTAGCAGCATGTGGCGTTATGATGTCGATTGTCTCCACTGCCGCCGATATCATGCAAGATTTCAAAACCGGATACTTGACTTTATCATCAGCAAAGTCAATGTTTGTGAGTCAAGTAGTGGGAACCGCCATGGGTTGCATCATTGCACCCCTCACATTTTGGATGTATTGGACCGCCTTTAAAGTTGGGGCTGCAGAGAGTCCTTATAAGGCACCATTTGCTGTCATATTCCGAGAAATGGCAATTCTTGCAGTTGAGGGATTCTCGGCGCTTCCAAGGCATTGTTTATCTTTATGTTATGGGTTCTTCGCTGCAGCCTGCGTTTTGAATCTGCTACGCGATCTGATTCCTTCAAAGGTGTCCAGATTCATTCCCATTCCCATGGCAATGGCTGTGCCATTTTACATTGGAGCTTACTTTGCAATCGACATGGTTGTTGGGACGGTTATATTATTTGTTTGGCAACAAATGAATAAAAAGGACGCGGAGGATTTTGCAGGAGCAGTTGCTTCAGGGTTAATCTGTGGGGATGGGATTTGGACAATTCCATCGGCAATACTTTCCATGTTGAGGATCGACCCGCCCATCTGCATGTACTTTATACCTTCGGTACAAAGCACGTAA
- the LOC110912230 gene encoding probable metal-nicotianamine transporter YSL6 isoform X1 produces MMGTETKQPTVEFAPTLLDESSKKKIDDSAPDVIPEWKDQITLRGLIVSAFLGTLFCIIAHKLNLSAGIIPSLNVAAGLLGFFFVKSWTTFIEGFGVSTYAFTRQENTVIQTCVVACYGLACSGGFGSYLLAMDERSYNMIGADYPGNRAEDVKNPGLLWMIGFLFLVSFLGLFSVIPLRKVMLMDYKLIYPSGSATAMLINSFHTTSGAETASKQVRCLGKFLSVSLIWSCFKWFFGGLGNSCGFDHFPSLGLTLYKNTFYFDFSATYVGCGLICPHIVNCSVLFGAILSWGFLWPLITTYEGDWYPDGLGKHDFKGLYGYKVFIAISLILGDGFYNLMKIIVLTIKVLFNTPRQEDLPVIKDIPGDAESELSGPQLEKQKRDEVFLKDNIPTWFAASGYVGLAAISTAAIPLIFPPLKWYLVLCSYVIAPAFAFCNSYGCGLTDWSLASTYGKIGLFIISSLVGSDGGVLAGLAACGVMMSIVSTAADIMQDFKTGYLTLSSAKSMFVSQVVGTAMGCIIAPLTFWMYWTAFKVGAAESPYKAPFAVIFREMAILAVEGFSALPRHCLSLCYGFFAAACVLNLLRDLIPSKVSRFIPIPMAMAVPFYIGAYFAIDMVVGTVILFVWQQMNKKDAEDFAGAVASGLICGDGIWTIPSAILSMLRIDPPICMYFIPSVQST; encoded by the exons ATGATGGGAACAGAAACCAAACAACCAACGGTTGAATTTGCACCAACATTGCTCGACGAATCATCAAAGAAGAAAATCGACGATTCTGCTCCGGATGTCATACCGGAATGGAAAGATCAAATCACATTGAGGGGTTTGATTGTGAGTGCTTTTTTGGGGACACTTTTTTGTATCATAGCACACAAGCTCAATCTCTCCGCTGGAATCATCCCTTCGTTGAACGTTGCGGCTGGTTTGCTTGGCTTTTTCTTTGTCAAATCATGGACCACTTTCATCGAAGGCTTTGGCGTCTCTACTTACGCTTTCACAAGGCAAGAGAACACAGTTATTCAGACTTGCGTTGTTGCTTGTTATGGCCTCGCCTGCAGCG GTGGATTCGGGTCTTATTTGCTGGCAATGGACGAGAGATCATACAATATGATAGGCGCAGATTACCCTGGTAATCGGGCTGAAGATGTTAAGAATCCAGGATTATTATGGATGATAGGGTTTCTTTTTCTTGTCAGTTTTCTTGGTCTTTTCAGTGTTATTCCACTTCGTAAG GTTATGCTGATGGATTATAAGCTTATATACCCTAGTGGAAGTGCCACCGCAATGTTAATCAATAGTTTCCACACTACTAGTGGTGCTGAAACGGCAAG TAAACAGGTAAGGTGTCTCGGGAAGTTTCTGAGCGTAAGCCTAATATGGAGTTGCTTTAAATGGTTCTTTGGCGGTCTCGGGAATTCATGTGGATTCGATCATtttccaagtctcggtttgaccCTGTACAAGAATAC GTTTTACTTTGACTTCAGTGCTACTTATGTTGGATGTGGTCTTATTTGCCCACACATAGTCAACTGCTCAGTCCTTTTTGGAGCTATTCTATCATGGGGATTCCTTTGGCCCCTCATTACCACATACGAAGGCGATTGGTATCCAGACGGTCTAGGCAAACATGACTTCAAAGGTCTTTATGGATACAAG GTCTTCATAGCAATTTCCCTTATTCTTGGAGACGGCTTCTACAATTTGATGAAGATAATAGTGCTCACCATTAAGGTTTTGTTCAACACCCCCAGACAAGAAGATCTCCCTGTGATAAAGGACATACCAGGCG ATGCAGAGTCCGAGCTATCTGGACCACAACTGGAGAAACAGAAAAGAGATGAAGTTTTTCTAAAAGACAACATACCAACCTGGTTTGCAGCCTCTGGGTATGTGGGTTTGGCGGCTATATCAACCGCAGCAATTCCACTTATTTTTCCACCCCTAAAGTGGTACTTGGTTCTGTGTTCTTACGTAATCGCCCCAGCATTTGCTTTCTGCAACTCTTACGGATGCGGTCTCACGGACTGGAGTTTAGCTTCCACATATGGAAAAATCGGTCTTTTCATAATCTCTTCATTAGTTGGAAGTGACGGAGGTGTATTAGCTGGTTTAGCAGCATGTGGCGTTATGATGTCGATTGTCTCCACTGCCGCCGATATCATGCAAGATTTCAAAACCGGATACTTGACTTTATCATCAGCAAAGTCAATGTTTGTGAGTCAAGTAGTGGGAACCGCCATGGGTTGCATCATTGCACCCCTCACATTTTGGATGTATTGGACCGCCTTTAAAGTTGGGGCTGCAGAGAGTCCTTATAAGGCACCATTTGCTGTCATATTCCGAGAAATGGCAATTCTTGCAGTTGAGGGATTCTCGGCGCTTCCAAGGCATTGTTTATCTTTATGTTATGGGTTCTTCGCTGCAGCCTGCGTTTTGAATCTGCTACGCGATCTGATTCCTTCAAAGGTGTCCAGATTCATTCCCATTCCCATGGCAATGGCTGTGCCATTTTACATTGGAGCTTACTTTGCAATCGACATGGTTGTTGGGACGGTTATATTATTTGTTTGGCAACAAATGAATAAAAAGGACGCGGAGGATTTTGCAGGAGCAGTTGCTTCAGGGTTAATCTGTGGGGATGGGATTTGGACAATTCCATCGGCAATACTTTCCATGTTGAGGATCGACCCGCCCATCTGCATGTACTTTATACCTTCGGTACAAAGCACGTAA
- the LOC110912229 gene encoding nuclear transport factor 2B, with translation MDPDALSKAFVDHYYSTFDTNRSGLSTLYQESSMLTFEGQKTQGSQNIVNKLTSLPFDQCKHTITTVDCQPSGPSGGMLVFVSGNLQLAGEQHALKFSQMFHLMPTPQGSFYVYNDIFRLNYA, from the exons ATGGATCCAGACGCTTTGTCCAAAGCATTCGTCGACCATTACTATTCTACATTCGATACCAATCGGTCTGGCTTATCTACTCTCTACCAAGAGTCTTCCATGTTGACTTTTGAAGGTCAAAAGACCCAAGGCTCTCAGAACATTGTCAACAAGCTCACTTCTCTCCCCTTCGATCAGTGCAAACATACCATTACCACCGTCGATTGCCAGCCTTCTGGTCCTTCTGGCGGTATGCTTGTCTTTGTTAGTGGTAATCTCCAACTTGCTGGTGAACAACACGCTCTTAAGTTCAGTCAG ATGTTCCATTTGATGCCTACACCACAAGGAAGCTTTTATGTGTACAATGACATATTCCGCCTGAATTACGCTTGA
- the LOC110914059 gene encoding uncharacterized protein LOC110914059, whose protein sequence is MDKLKFCGELVKTEEQKIYYYHTMLRAEYREFMTPSHYESLTDIINAAWERKIELKRQVERGERRALDENLSPTKKSKVAESSKKGNAKGGSPSCKICGRAHKSECYFKNKPCVACGKTGHGVSNCPDKVTVCYKCYQPGHKKSECPELTGKKEGADSKNETPKSKARSFQITAAEAKMEPDVVTGIFTVNSVLARALFDMGANKSFVSHRFIQNPLFTLTKLPMPMEVEVGNNKSFIVCDVCRECKLNIDGEEYSIDLIPMSMGEFQVVVGMDWLSRYHAKVICLRKEIHLMSPSGKRVIIYGEKACNPMVCSMIESRKFILHGCKAYLTYVRDVEKEMPRIEDVPVMREFEDVFPEDPPGMPPEREIGFGIELIPGAKPVDKAPYRLAPSELQELIFMLQDLLDKGFIQPSVSPWGAPVLFEDDVPKTAFRTRYGHYEFLMMSFGLTNAPAAFMELMNRVCKPMLDRSVTVFIDDILVYSRNEADHANHLREVLKILRREKLYAKFSKCAFWLREVQFLGHVISAEGILVDPSKVDAVSNWNPPRNPSEIRSFLGLAGYYQRLIQDFSKIASPLTKLTRKNEKFLWEDDQEKAFRILKEKLTCAPVLTLQDGTDDIVVYSDASHLGLGCVLMQRGRKMEDDGGCMVLVLAVVVSRERGGRE, encoded by the exons ATGGATAAACTCAAGTTTTGTGGTGAGTTGGTCAAAACCGAAGAACAAAAAATTTATTACTATCATACCATGCTTAGGGCCGAAtatagggagtttatgactccctcACATTACGAAAGCCTCACCGATATAATCAATGCGGCGTGGGAGCGCAAGATTGAATTAAAAAGGCAAGTTGAAAGAGGTGAGAGAAGGGCCTTGGATGAAAACCTGAGTCCCACAAAGAAGTCGAAGGTAGCTGAATCTTCGAAGAAGGGAAATGCGAAAGGAGGTTCCCCGAGTTGTAAGATATGTGGACGGGCCCATAAAAGCGAATGTTATTTTAAGAACAAACCTTGCGTTGCATGTGGCAAGACAGGGCATGGGGTTTCAAACTGTCCAGACAAAGTGACGGTGTGCTATAAATGTTATCAGCCGGGTCATAAAAAGTCAGAATGTCCGGAACTGACGGGAAAGAAAGAGGGTGCTGACTCCAAGAATGAAACCCCGAAGTCAAAGGCAAGGTCGTTCCAAATCACTGCTGCTGAAGCAAAAATGGAACCTGACGTGGTtacaggtatatttactgtaaattCTGTGCTTGCACGTGCTCTATTTGATATGGGTGCGAATAAGTCTTTTGTTTCTCATAGATTCATTCAAAACCCTTTGTTTACATTAACCAAATTACCTATGCCAATGGAAGTAGAAGTAGGTAataacaaaagtttcattgtttgtgatgtatgtcgGGAATGCAAACTGAATATCGATGGTGAGGAATACTCCATTGATCTAATACCCATGTCCATGGGTGAATTTCAAGTGGTAgttggaatggactggttatcccgctACCACGCTAAGGTGATATGCTTACGTAAAGAGATACACTTAATGTCTCCAAGCGGAAAGCGTGTCATCATCTATGGGGAAAAGGCTTGTAATCCCATGGTGTGCTCGATGATAGAATCCCGCAAATTTATACTACACGGATGTAAGGCATATTTGACTTACGTACGTGATGTGGAGAAAGAAATGCCAAGGATTGAAGACGTACCAGTGATGCGTGAATTTGAAGATGTTTTTCCTGAGGATCCACCGGGAATGCCGCCAGAGCGTGAAATAGGGTTCGGGATTGAACTGATTCCGGGTGCTAAACCAGTTGATAAAGCACCATATAGACTGGCACCGTCGGAATTGCAAGAACTAATATTCATGTTACAAGATTTACTCGATAAGGGATTCATCCAGCCTAGCGTATCACCTTGGGGAGCGCCGgtgctattt GAGGATGATGTACCAAAGACGGCATTCCGTAcgcgatacggacattacgaattcctcatGATGTCCTTCGGGTTAACAAATGCACCTGCGGCTTTCATGGagctcatgaaccgggtatgcaagcCGATGCTCGATAGGTCGGTGAcagtttttatcgacgacatcctcgTTTATTCAAGAAACGAGGCGGATCATGCTAACCATCTACGGGAAGTGTTAAAGATACTAAGGCGGGAAAAATTATATgctaaattctcgaaatgcgccttctggttacgagaggtgcaattcttAGGGCACGTCATAAGTGCCGAAGGAATATTGGTGGATCCATCGAAGGTGGACGCAGTATCAAATTGGAACCCTCCAAGGAATCCATCCGAAATTAGAAgtttcttgggattggcaggttactatcaGAGATTGAttcaggatttctccaagattgcatcGCCTTTGACCAAGTTAACCCGTAAGAACGAGAAATTCCTCTGGGAAGACGATCAGGAAAAGGCATTTCGGATATTAAAGGAAAAGTTAACCTGTGCACCGGTGTTGACTTTACAAGATGGAACGGATGATATAGTAGTGTATTCAGATGCATCACACCTAGGCCTTGGGTGCGTGCTAATGCAAAGGGGAAGG AAAATGGAGGATGATGGTGGTTGTATGGTGTTGGTGTTGGCGGTGGTAGTGAGCCGAGAAAGAGGAGGGAGAGAGTGA